Proteins encoded by one window of Silvibacterium dinghuense:
- the map gene encoding type I methionyl aminopeptidase, with protein MSINTPEELAGMKAAGQVVRRMLEAMKAGVRSGVTTHDLDEIGAQVMREAGARSAPELVYQFPGTSCISVNQEIVHGIPGDRKLRAGDVLKLDVTIEKDGFMADACETVIVGRDSVDEAPHGLGADLASCARRAFNAALVAARAGNRVADIGAAVEAEVKRSGFHVIRELCGHGIGRTIHEKPSVPNYADPYAKTLLTEGLVITIEPIIASKSAKAYLASDGWTMRTSDRGLAAHHEHTMMITKNEPLLLTA; from the coding sequence ATGTCGATCAATACCCCGGAAGAGCTGGCAGGCATGAAAGCCGCTGGTCAGGTGGTGCGCCGGATGCTTGAGGCGATGAAGGCAGGTGTGCGCTCGGGTGTGACCACGCACGACCTGGATGAGATTGGGGCGCAGGTGATGCGCGAGGCTGGAGCGCGATCGGCGCCGGAGCTGGTCTACCAGTTTCCAGGGACAAGCTGCATCAGCGTGAACCAGGAGATCGTGCACGGCATTCCGGGTGACCGCAAGCTTCGTGCCGGCGATGTGCTGAAGCTCGATGTGACGATTGAGAAAGACGGTTTTATGGCCGATGCCTGCGAGACGGTGATTGTCGGCCGCGACAGCGTGGATGAAGCTCCGCATGGGCTGGGCGCAGATCTGGCCTCATGCGCGCGCCGCGCCTTTAACGCGGCTTTGGTGGCTGCGCGCGCAGGCAATCGTGTCGCGGATATCGGTGCGGCTGTTGAAGCCGAAGTGAAGCGTAGCGGATTTCATGTGATCCGCGAGTTGTGCGGACATGGCATTGGAAGGACAATCCACGAGAAGCCTTCGGTGCCGAACTATGCCGACCCGTATGCGAAGACATTGCTGACCGAGGGGCTGGTCATCACCATCGAGCCGATCATCGCAAGCAAATCGGCGAAGGCGTATCTCGCGAGCGATGGATGGACCATGCGCACGAGCGATCGCGGGCTGGCTGCGCATCACGAGCACACCATGATGATCACAAAGAACGAACCGCTGCTGCTTACGGCATAA
- a CDS encoding TIGR00282 family metallophosphoesterase: MRILFVGDVFGSAGRRIVREHIAHVIAERGVDLVIINAENAAGGFGCTPAIAEELFDLGAHVLTTGNHVWDKRELIEYMQSVPEDSHERPRRVIRPANYVSGTPGHGVYEGTLPNGQAYAVINLQGRVFMASNDDPFRKMDALLETIQAKVIFVDFHAEATSEKVALGWYLDGRVTAVVGTHTHVPTADNRVLPGGTAYQTDVGMSGPYESVIGVEKELVLQRFLTGMPGKFEAAKGDPRMAALLIECDGVTGRAYTTQRLLLGE; the protein is encoded by the coding sequence TTGCGCATTCTCTTTGTTGGGGACGTCTTCGGCAGTGCCGGGCGCCGTATTGTGCGGGAACACATCGCCCATGTTATTGCCGAACGCGGCGTCGATCTGGTCATCATCAATGCGGAGAATGCCGCTGGTGGATTTGGCTGTACGCCAGCAATCGCGGAGGAGCTCTTTGACCTGGGCGCGCATGTGCTCACCACCGGTAATCATGTGTGGGACAAACGTGAGCTCATCGAATACATGCAGTCTGTCCCTGAGGACAGCCATGAGCGCCCGCGCCGCGTGATTCGTCCCGCGAACTATGTCAGCGGCACACCGGGGCACGGTGTGTATGAGGGCACGTTGCCGAATGGGCAGGCTTATGCCGTCATCAACCTGCAGGGGCGCGTCTTCATGGCATCGAATGATGATCCGTTCCGCAAAATGGATGCGCTGCTGGAAACAATCCAGGCGAAGGTGATCTTTGTGGATTTCCATGCTGAGGCCACCTCGGAAAAGGTCGCGCTCGGCTGGTATCTCGATGGGCGGGTGACCGCTGTCGTCGGTACGCATACCCATGTACCCACCGCTGACAACCGCGTGCTGCCTGGAGGCACGGCATACCAGACGGACGTAGGCATGAGCGGTCCCTATGAAAGTGTGATCGGTGTGGAGAAAGAGCTGGTCTTGCAGCGGTTCCTCACCGGGATGCCTGGCAAGTTTGAAGCGGCCAAGGGCGATCCACGCATGGCTGCGCTGCTGATTGAATGCGACGGTGTGACGGGCCGCGCGTATACCACGCAGAGGCTGCTGCTCGGAGAGTAG
- a CDS encoding Rrf2 family transcriptional regulator: MAVNTRFATGVHALLLLAAEPDVLQTSEDVAGKLNTNPVVIRRVFSLLQQAELVESQKGPHGGSRLARPAKEITLSDIHRALDAGGLFHTVSFPGTQQARVTAALDQIFTSVSKTVTKELEQVTLSQLLKKISKKPSK; the protein is encoded by the coding sequence ATGGCCGTCAATACCCGATTCGCAACTGGCGTTCACGCCCTTCTCCTGCTCGCTGCCGAACCGGATGTACTGCAGACCTCGGAGGACGTAGCGGGCAAGCTCAACACCAACCCTGTCGTAATTCGTCGTGTTTTCTCGCTGCTGCAACAGGCTGAACTGGTGGAAAGCCAGAAAGGACCGCACGGTGGTTCACGCCTGGCCAGGCCGGCGAAAGAGATCACGCTGAGCGATATCCATCGCGCCCTGGATGCTGGCGGACTTTTCCATACGGTCAGCTTCCCTGGCACACAGCAGGCTCGCGTTACTGCTGCTCTCGATCAGATCTTTACCTCTGTCAGCAAGACCGTGACAAAGGAACTGGAACAGGTCACTCTCAGCCAGCTGCTCAAGAAGATTTCGAAGAAGCCTTCCAAATAA